In a single window of the Bacillus clarus genome:
- the rimP gene encoding ribosome maturation factor RimP has protein sequence MDKKVTEIVEAFAQPIVEELNLELVDVEYVKEGKDWFLRVFIDSEKGVDIEECGAVSERLSEALDKEDPIPHLYFLDVSSPGAERPLKKEKDFQQAVGKQVAIKTYEPIDGEKMFEGKLLSYDGITITLLLTIKTRKKEIQIPMDKVANARLAVTF, from the coding sequence ATGGATAAGAAAGTCACAGAGATTGTAGAAGCATTTGCGCAGCCGATTGTTGAAGAATTAAATCTTGAACTTGTAGATGTAGAATATGTGAAAGAAGGAAAAGACTGGTTCCTACGCGTATTCATCGATTCTGAAAAAGGAGTCGACATTGAAGAATGCGGTGCGGTAAGTGAACGTTTAAGCGAAGCTTTAGATAAAGAGGATCCAATTCCTCATCTTTACTTTTTGGATGTATCATCTCCTGGAGCAGAACGCCCATTAAAGAAAGAAAAAGACTTCCAGCAAGCGGTAGGAAAACAAGTGGCAATTAAAACATATGAGCCGATTGATGGTGAAAAGATGTTTGAAGGAAAGCTACTTTCCTATGATGGTATAACAATTACATTACTATTAACAATTAAAACACGTAAAAAAGAAATCCAAATTCCAATGGATAAAGTTGCGAATGCGCGACTTGCTGTTACGTTTTAG